Proteins encoded by one window of Halobaculum sp. MBLA0147:
- a CDS encoding PP2C family serine/threonine-protein phosphatase — protein sequence MHYVTTYDVGDRKRSQDGINEDSVAVTTLEGGHREGFSPPGTDVSPTYDTAAASPTVHGPRDTPDDTTETAETSGDEPTAEDQSRVENEATDVFTVGDERQTRPRNRDAGIFVLADGAGGEQAGDIASYIATTVVTEELSGPVHRACRRRTDGFGLDVDEGAFGDPPDAAALETAITEAAVAANEAIVEYARKANLGGLYTTLVVGVKIGRQLHYGWIGDSRLYVVNGSHEEIAALTKDHAKVTRWEDEGRIDAVEAHVHPEGNEISSALGGGADTTIDEAAARAERDVETNTVPLYREDQILLTSDGLIDAQTDAMELYRRYVGSDHDPEVAEEVLDAVVTDELIRDVVLEADTLRDAADRFVTLSNEKGGKDNISIVLVSDDKLPAAPDPDESGLPTRAVDPTTPLEDRDTVVR from the coding sequence ATGCACTACGTTACGACCTACGACGTTGGAGACAGGAAGCGGTCGCAAGACGGGATCAACGAAGACAGCGTCGCGGTCACGACGCTTGAAGGCGGGCACAGAGAGGGGTTCAGTCCTCCCGGAACCGACGTGTCCCCGACGTACGACACTGCTGCAGCGTCACCGACCGTCCACGGTCCTCGTGACACTCCCGACGACACAACCGAGACGGCCGAGACGAGTGGCGACGAGCCCACAGCCGAAGACCAGTCGCGGGTCGAGAACGAGGCGACAGATGTCTTCACGGTGGGTGACGAGCGCCAGACTCGGCCACGAAACAGGGACGCGGGAATCTTCGTGCTGGCAGACGGCGCGGGCGGTGAACAGGCCGGGGATATCGCCTCGTACATCGCGACGACGGTCGTCACCGAAGAACTGAGTGGCCCCGTTCACCGCGCCTGTCGGAGACGAACCGACGGGTTCGGCTTGGACGTCGACGAGGGTGCGTTCGGTGACCCACCAGATGCGGCGGCACTCGAGACTGCGATCACGGAGGCGGCCGTCGCAGCGAACGAGGCGATCGTCGAGTACGCCCGCAAGGCGAATCTGGGTGGGCTGTACACCACGCTCGTCGTCGGTGTCAAAATCGGGCGACAACTCCACTACGGCTGGATCGGCGACAGTCGCCTGTACGTGGTCAACGGCAGTCACGAGGAGATCGCGGCGCTGACGAAAGACCACGCGAAGGTGACACGGTGGGAAGACGAGGGACGGATCGACGCGGTTGAGGCGCACGTGCACCCCGAGGGCAACGAGATCTCCAGTGCACTGGGTGGGGGCGCGGACACGACGATCGACGAGGCGGCAGCACGTGCCGAACGCGACGTAGAGACGAATACCGTCCCTCTGTACCGCGAGGATCAGATCCTGCTGACCAGCGACGGGTTGATCGACGCACAGACCGACGCGATGGAACTCTACAGACGCTACGTCGGCTCCGATCACGACCCAGAAGTCGCCGAGGAGGTCCTCGATGCTGTCGTCACCGACGAGCTCATCCGCGACGTGGTTCTCGAGGCTGACACACTCCGTGACGCAGCCGACCGATTCGTCACGCTCTCGAACGAGAAAGGTGGGAAAGACAACATCTCGATCGTCTTGGTCTCCGACGACAAACTCCCAGCCGCACCAGACCCCGACGAGAGCGGACTCCCGACACGTGCCGTCGACCCTACAACGCCGTTGGAGGATCGTGATACGGTCGTGCGGTGA
- a CDS encoding protein kinase, protein MSDNNWEPTPGDVIDNRYEVRSHLGEGGIAKVWEGYDQRTNEGVAIKHLRFDSDNYRRAKQTMEQMFRREIEALRGVQDAGGHPHIIELETATSVQGTQLAVVELVEGDELDDENLSVSVTEAREIARDLADAMAFLHRNEIILRDLKPDNAMIQSNGEPKLIDFNTAKEFDTTVTGTPTCPNCGRQLGTSDYVCPGCNEDLTGGMDTVVGSGARDTYKPPESTEDMAHLRQGPWSDVYSLGKILHYLLADDSAIPPKDGANPEDFNVSLRSSNEYLGEIVERATAEDYERRYSNANVFATVIENETPEPPQQARLVHDQTGRTYDISPGDTIGRQGAEGPAATITIDDPGDKNFISAVQVQLDTTGRDQWLLRDRSLNGTYVQNGNGWQRVLCEQGRRRLQNKGHDPTDRHGNVPPESLEINDGAVIKLVDTTYDVTFKFEEVA, encoded by the coding sequence ATGTCAGACAACAACTGGGAACCCACACCCGGCGACGTGATCGATAACCGGTACGAGGTCAGAAGTCACCTCGGAGAGGGTGGAATCGCGAAGGTCTGGGAGGGGTACGACCAACGGACTAACGAGGGGGTCGCGATCAAACACCTCCGGTTCGACTCGGACAACTACCGGCGGGCCAAGCAGACGATGGAGCAGATGTTTCGCCGCGAGATCGAGGCACTCCGCGGCGTGCAAGACGCTGGCGGCCACCCGCACATCATCGAGTTAGAGACGGCGACCTCGGTACAGGGGACACAGTTGGCTGTTGTGGAACTCGTTGAGGGTGACGAGTTGGATGACGAGAATCTGTCCGTGTCTGTTACGGAGGCCCGTGAAATCGCTCGTGACCTCGCCGACGCGATGGCGTTCCTCCACCGGAACGAGATCATCCTCCGAGACCTCAAGCCCGACAACGCGATGATCCAGTCGAACGGGGAACCGAAGCTGATTGACTTCAACACCGCGAAGGAGTTCGACACAACAGTCACGGGAACGCCGACGTGTCCCAACTGTGGGCGTCAACTCGGGACCAGCGACTACGTCTGTCCAGGTTGTAACGAGGACCTGACCGGCGGCATGGACACGGTCGTCGGGAGCGGTGCACGCGACACCTACAAACCACCCGAGTCGACAGAGGATATGGCCCATCTACGTCAAGGTCCGTGGTCAGACGTTTACTCACTCGGGAAAATCCTCCACTACCTGTTGGCCGACGACAGTGCGATCCCACCGAAAGACGGGGCGAACCCGGAGGATTTCAACGTGTCTCTGCGCTCGTCGAACGAGTACCTGGGTGAGATCGTCGAACGAGCGACCGCCGAGGATTACGAGCGTCGCTACAGCAATGCGAACGTGTTCGCGACCGTCATTGAGAACGAGACGCCGGAGCCACCACAGCAAGCACGGCTGGTCCACGACCAGACGGGCCGAACGTACGACATCAGCCCGGGTGACACGATCGGTCGACAGGGAGCCGAGGGTCCCGCCGCGACGATCACGATCGACGATCCAGGTGATAAGAACTTCATCTCCGCCGTGCAGGTACAGCTCGACACGACGGGGCGTGATCAGTGGTTGCTCCGCGACCGGAGCCTCAACGGCACCTACGTGCAGAACGGGAACGGGTGGCAACGGGTGCTCTGTGAACAGGGTCGCCGCCGACTCCAGAACAAAGGCCATGATCCGACCGACCGACACGGGAACGTCCCACCCGAGTCGCTGGAAATCAATGACGGTGCGGTCATCAAGTTGGTCGACACGACGTACGATGTCACGTTCAAATTCGAGGAGGTAGCCTAA
- a CDS encoding VWA domain-containing protein — protein MNISTDVDRPFLPPQDSALTGEVAIDPGRQQGATTRQIAIVVDTSGSMSGEKIDRAIEGAKYVLGYLEDDDYLTLVGFDATATTVIDAEQYGSMTRDSVVDQIEALSTGGGTDIYAALEQAKEQLDSLPGGPDTAKRILLLSDGKDNRRGPEDFDEQARRIDESGIRIRAGGIGSDYNMETIRTLGTVARGEWEHIEQASEIQQFLGRGVEEAATVVGTDAELRMDIAEGVEFTEVYRARPQVQEVDVEYEGDNLAVVKLPDLKDREDQEVRMKIRAPGHDPGEEVTLADVTLNAAGETAEDDITVEYTEDNDKLGVRREDVSIGLDEVRTRIEAGRGNVEEAQTQVENMRTKYGDDAANLDDLEDTVTEVAEGGRAEQSGATKIDDGDRL, from the coding sequence ATGAACATCTCAACAGACGTCGACCGACCATTCCTGCCACCACAAGACAGCGCTCTCACCGGTGAAGTCGCGATCGATCCTGGCCGGCAACAGGGAGCGACCACACGACAGATCGCGATCGTCGTCGACACGAGTGGCTCGATGAGTGGCGAGAAGATCGACCGTGCGATCGAGGGTGCGAAGTACGTCCTCGGCTATTTGGAGGACGACGACTACCTCACGCTGGTTGGATTCGACGCAACGGCGACGACCGTGATCGACGCCGAACAGTACGGATCGATGACACGTGACTCGGTCGTCGACCAGATCGAAGCGTTGTCGACAGGTGGCGGGACAGACATCTACGCGGCGCTCGAGCAGGCCAAGGAGCAACTCGACTCGCTCCCGGGCGGTCCCGACACAGCCAAGCGGATCCTGCTGTTGTCCGACGGGAAAGACAATCGTCGTGGTCCTGAGGACTTCGACGAGCAGGCCCGACGGATCGACGAGAGTGGTATTCGAATTCGCGCGGGTGGGATCGGCTCCGACTACAACATGGAGACGATCCGGACGCTCGGCACTGTAGCCCGTGGCGAGTGGGAACACATTGAGCAGGCGAGCGAGATTCAACAGTTCCTCGGCCGCGGTGTCGAAGAGGCGGCGACGGTCGTCGGAACCGACGCCGAACTGCGGATGGACATCGCAGAGGGAGTCGAGTTCACGGAGGTGTACCGGGCACGCCCGCAGGTACAGGAGGTAGACGTAGAGTACGAGGGAGACAACCTCGCCGTCGTCAAGCTCCCCGACCTCAAAGATCGCGAGGATCAAGAGGTCCGGATGAAGATCAGAGCCCCGGGTCACGATCCCGGGGAGGAGGTGACGTTGGCCGACGTGACGCTGAACGCAGCTGGCGAGACTGCGGAAGACGACATCACGGTGGAGTACACCGAGGACAACGACAAGCTGGGTGTTCGCCGTGAGGACGTGAGTATCGGGCTCGACGAGGTACGGACGCGGATCGAGGCCGGTCGAGGGAACGTCGAAGAGGCACAGACGCAGGTCGAGAACATGCGAACCAAGTACGGTGATGACGCCGCGAACTTGGACGACCTCGAAGACACGGTGACGGAAGTCGCCGAGGGTGGTCGAGCGGAACAGTCGGGGGCGACCAAGATCGACGACGGCGACCGGCTGTAA
- a CDS encoding zinc ribbon domain-containing protein — MSSTPDTVECQICEESFDPTASAGYCTNPECGEWKWEPEESGSEEASEDDDIGEAEEIECPHCGTTVPDKDFCLDCGESLDEEETDDEESEAADDDPTCPNCDSDVESDWAACPYCGESLESDSETDETDTGADDTTSDTDGPDDTTTHVPPERVIVEVGDVEITAEDGDSIGRKVRSAYVRDGADEEEAQYIHREHVTFERDGGEFYMVNEGRNGTKLNGEDLALDERRRITEGDTIEFSDRATGEISLE; from the coding sequence ATGTCCTCGACCCCAGACACCGTCGAGTGTCAGATTTGCGAGGAGTCATTCGATCCAACTGCCTCCGCTGGGTACTGCACGAACCCAGAGTGTGGCGAGTGGAAATGGGAGCCGGAGGAGAGTGGTTCCGAGGAGGCTTCGGAGGACGACGATATCGGCGAGGCCGAGGAAATCGAGTGTCCACACTGCGGGACGACAGTTCCAGACAAGGATTTCTGCCTGGACTGTGGGGAATCACTCGACGAAGAAGAGACCGACGACGAAGAGTCAGAGGCAGCGGACGACGATCCGACGTGTCCGAATTGTGATTCAGATGTCGAGTCCGATTGGGCAGCGTGTCCCTACTGTGGGGAGAGCCTGGAGAGTGACTCCGAGACCGACGAGACGGACACCGGAGCCGACGACACAACGAGTGACACCGACGGCCCAGACGACACCACGACGCACGTTCCGCCGGAGCGGGTGATCGTTGAGGTCGGTGACGTCGAGATCACAGCAGAGGATGGGGACTCGATCGGCCGGAAGGTCCGCTCTGCGTACGTTCGTGACGGTGCAGACGAAGAGGAGGCCCAGTACATTCACCGCGAACACGTCACCTTCGAACGGGATGGCGGCGAGTTCTACATGGTGAACGAGGGTCGCAACGGAACGAAGCTCAACGGAGAGGATCTAGCACTCGACGAGCGTCGGCGTATCACGGAGGGGGATACGATCGAGTTCTCTGACCGTGCTACCGGCGAGATCAGCTTGGAGTAG
- a CDS encoding DUF5821 family protein: MSGHTNAETRADLLTTLFADSDGDALLVDPPASLLAALGHLETDALPETLNILAWEDVLKTVRDDFLAASDLADHVEAGRVDLRVLTGTRETTVFATETTLSAILDTEQLRPIAIPAGDDTVIADVYATYQDRFDEAESFSLRTPGRTRAMERLGADVSEAVRDDFEAVLATLEEVSDDTIDAVTLSLLVAARNEAQLYNISKWGEDTGVASKATFSRTKTNIEDTGLVTTEKVPIDVGRPRLRLLLADDELASTDIADFATVAREKL, translated from the coding sequence ATGTCAGGCCACACTAATGCTGAGACGCGAGCAGACCTACTCACAACACTGTTTGCCGACTCTGACGGCGACGCACTACTTGTCGATCCACCAGCCTCGCTGTTGGCGGCACTCGGACACCTCGAGACGGACGCACTCCCAGAGACGCTGAACATCCTCGCGTGGGAGGACGTACTAAAGACAGTCCGCGATGATTTCCTCGCTGCCTCAGACCTCGCAGACCACGTTGAAGCTGGTCGTGTTGACCTGCGTGTTCTCACGGGGACCAGAGAGACGACAGTGTTTGCGACTGAAACGACACTCTCTGCCATCCTCGATACCGAACAGCTCCGGCCCATCGCAATCCCCGCAGGCGACGACACCGTCATCGCCGATGTCTACGCAACTTACCAGGACCGGTTCGACGAGGCTGAGTCATTCAGTCTTCGCACGCCGGGGCGCACACGAGCAATGGAACGGCTCGGTGCTGATGTGAGTGAGGCCGTCCGCGACGACTTCGAGGCCGTACTCGCCACGCTTGAGGAGGTGAGCGACGACACGATTGATGCTGTGACGCTCTCACTGCTCGTCGCAGCTCGCAACGAGGCCCAACTCTACAATATCTCGAAGTGGGGCGAGGATACGGGTGTTGCCTCGAAAGCGACTTTCTCCCGGACGAAAACGAACATCGAGGATACCGGTCTTGTCACAACAGAGAAGGTGCCAATCGATGTCGGCCGCCCCCGGCTTCGACTCCTCTTGGCCGATGATGAATTAGCGAGTACTGATATTGCTGACTTCGCGACCGTGGCTCGAGAAAAACTGTAG
- a CDS encoding cytochrome P450 encodes MSQTNQRPPTPRGLPLLGNTIDFVRDPLGFVRESVADTGDVFRMQLLGKDVYILAHPEYVETALLDRDTFVKLDDFKIAFGDALLSVHGDQWQRQRHAMEEFFSPARIAEHAETMTSVAAARIADWGNEEHIQIDQLMQAIALENLFEVVLGHSVSEPQLTELVETANTLNLWFKPSSWALPEWLPTPARRRFQRGSAEFRSIAQTLLSDGETKDADESLLARLAALRDAPDSEFTESEVLDQVVGMVFAGHETTALTMAYALHQIGSHPTVAERVYAELDAVIDGQPTPADLRQLEYLDQVLNETFRLYTRRTRASTPTHRGRG; translated from the coding sequence ATGTCACAGACGAATCAACGACCGCCGACACCACGTGGACTACCGCTTCTTGGAAATACGATTGACTTCGTTCGTGATCCGTTGGGGTTCGTCCGCGAGTCTGTCGCGGACACTGGCGATGTATTTCGCATGCAGCTGCTCGGGAAGGATGTGTATATTTTGGCCCACCCAGAGTATGTCGAAACCGCGCTGTTGGATCGAGATACGTTTGTCAAGCTGGATGATTTCAAAATCGCCTTTGGAGACGCACTACTCTCAGTCCATGGTGACCAGTGGCAGCGTCAGCGTCACGCGATGGAGGAATTCTTCTCGCCGGCTCGAATCGCCGAGCATGCAGAGACGATGACGAGTGTCGCTGCTGCGCGGATCGCCGACTGGGGGAATGAGGAACACATCCAAATCGATCAGCTGATGCAGGCAATCGCACTTGAGAATCTCTTTGAGGTGGTTCTCGGTCATTCAGTGTCCGAGCCACAACTCACTGAACTCGTCGAGACAGCAAACACACTCAACCTCTGGTTCAAGCCATCCTCGTGGGCTCTTCCTGAATGGCTCCCAACCCCGGCACGGCGACGGTTTCAGCGTGGGTCCGCAGAGTTCCGCAGCATCGCACAGACCTTGCTGTCCGATGGGGAGACAAAAGATGCCGACGAGAGTCTGCTTGCCCGACTCGCAGCACTGCGTGATGCGCCAGACTCAGAATTCACCGAGTCGGAGGTGCTCGATCAAGTTGTCGGGATGGTGTTTGCCGGCCACGAGACAACCGCGCTCACTATGGCGTATGCGCTTCATCAGATCGGCTCACATCCGACTGTTGCAGAGCGGGTGTACGCTGAACTCGACGCCGTAATTGACGGGCAACCAACACCTGCTGATCTCCGACAGCTCGAGTACCTGGATCAGGTTCTCAACGAGACTTTTCGACTCTATACTAGAAGAACAAGGGCGAGTACCCCGACTCACCGTGGTCGGGGGTGA
- a CDS encoding RNA-guided endonuclease InsQ/TnpB family protein: MKKSLTKTLVFQLAPDESGQQLLDDAFLESRVVYNKTIRRAKNGDNWDEIRQDLESDADLVNNTAQLVVKKSLEAMENYYEYDDYNQPSHTKDGAYPLRSNYEEGYNLFLEDDSIRYRISAKPYNPVKGTLQGSVAALEQLRTSIESETWRVGTAEAMKRNGNYELHINITHTEAEVRDKQDSRTVVGVDINEDCVALAVLHEDDIVDSVVIDYPEIKEKRHRYFTMRKRMQNNGKSSFDRAFGHQEERFVHDQLHKVSRQVVEWVSRFEKPVIVFEDLKEMRESIDYGTRMNRRLHSLPFRKLREFITYKAAFQGIPSDEINPEYTSQSCSLTECKHTTRANRNKKRFKCVKCGRQDHADRNAAINVAKKGLEKLNRDVPALKTLPNVRKMRRQASGCVNQPTVTHDTATGHQADGVAGVLD, from the coding sequence ATGAAGAAGTCGCTGACCAAAACACTCGTCTTCCAACTTGCCCCCGACGAGTCTGGTCAGCAACTTCTGGACGACGCCTTCCTCGAATCCCGTGTGGTGTACAACAAAACCATTCGCCGGGCGAAGAACGGTGACAACTGGGACGAGATTCGGCAAGACTTGGAATCCGACGCCGACCTCGTAAACAATACCGCGCAACTCGTCGTGAAGAAATCGCTTGAAGCGATGGAGAACTACTATGAGTACGACGACTACAACCAACCCAGCCACACCAAAGACGGCGCGTATCCGCTTCGCTCAAACTACGAGGAAGGCTACAACCTGTTCCTCGAAGACGACTCAATCCGCTACCGCATCAGCGCGAAACCGTACAACCCAGTGAAGGGCACGCTTCAGGGGTCGGTAGCCGCCCTCGAACAACTCCGAACGTCCATCGAGTCCGAGACGTGGCGAGTTGGGACGGCGGAAGCGATGAAACGGAACGGCAACTACGAACTCCACATTAACATCACTCACACCGAGGCTGAAGTTCGAGACAAACAGGACTCACGCACAGTTGTTGGGGTGGACATCAACGAAGACTGCGTTGCACTCGCTGTACTTCACGAAGACGACATCGTTGACTCGGTGGTCATCGACTACCCAGAAATAAAGGAAAAACGGCATCGGTACTTCACGATGCGGAAACGGATGCAGAACAACGGGAAGTCATCGTTTGACCGAGCGTTCGGGCACCAAGAAGAACGATTCGTCCACGACCAACTCCACAAAGTCTCTCGGCAAGTCGTGGAGTGGGTGTCACGGTTCGAGAAGCCTGTCATCGTCTTTGAAGACCTCAAAGAGATGCGGGAGAGTATCGACTATGGCACCCGGATGAACCGTCGCCTTCACTCGCTCCCGTTCCGTAAACTTCGGGAGTTCATCACGTACAAAGCTGCATTCCAAGGTATCCCGTCCGACGAAATCAACCCTGAATATACGAGTCAGTCGTGTTCGCTCACCGAGTGTAAGCATACAACTCGTGCAAACCGGAACAAGAAGCGATTCAAGTGCGTGAAGTGTGGGCGACAAGACCACGCCGACCGGAATGCGGCCATCAACGTCGCCAAGAAAGGCTTGGAAAAACTGAATCGAGATGTGCCTGCTCTCAAGACGCTTCCCAACGTGCGGAAGATGCGACGGCAGGCATCGGGCTGTGTGAACCAGCCGACCGTGACCCACGACACCGCTACAGGCCACCAAGCCGATGGTGTCGCGGGTGTGTTAGACTAA
- a CDS encoding cytochrome P450, translating to MHAIPRMTTERVDVGDYTLPAEIPVLCSVWSLHRDPRFWDKPLQFDPSRWADTDPRDRGYAFIPFGGGPRICIGRHFAQLEAKATLATLCNQYRVTAPDDLVVSPKMTTQPADPVHARFTKR from the coding sequence ATTCATGCGATTCCTCGCATGACGACTGAACGGGTTGATGTCGGAGATTACACACTGCCGGCAGAGATTCCGGTCTTGTGTAGTGTGTGGAGTCTGCATCGTGATCCACGCTTCTGGGACAAGCCGCTTCAGTTCGATCCAAGCCGGTGGGCCGATACTGATCCACGGGATCGCGGATATGCGTTTATCCCGTTCGGTGGCGGGCCACGAATCTGTATTGGCCGCCACTTTGCGCAACTAGAGGCAAAAGCGACGCTCGCGACGCTTTGCAACCAGTATCGCGTCACCGCACCGGATGATCTTGTCGTATCACCAAAAATGACGACTCAACCAGCGGATCCAGTACACGCCCGGTTCACGAAACGGTGA
- a CDS encoding DUF5821 family protein, translating to MTAETPTDLLTNLFTELEGETLLVDPSPALLDGLASLDTDVLPETVHALVQEEPLKDARDDFLTASSLADHVEADRLSLRVLAGAGETPLVVTADTLYTIVNNAALEPVAIPADDASVIGDVFGAYNDLFESAEQFDLRMPGRARALDRLETDVGTGTKEDFEAILESVTEVSDDTVDVVSLAILVAARNQALLYDISKWGEDTGVASKATFSRTKTNIEDIDLLDTEKVPIDVGRPRLRLLLDDADLTDADIEAFADVAEEKLADI from the coding sequence GTGACCGCTGAGACGCCGACGGACCTACTTACAAACCTCTTCACAGAGCTAGAGGGTGAAACACTCCTCGTTGACCCGTCACCTGCTCTGTTAGACGGACTTGCAAGTCTCGATACCGACGTGTTACCGGAGACGGTTCATGCACTTGTTCAAGAGGAGCCGCTCAAGGATGCACGAGATGACTTCCTCACCGCATCAAGCCTTGCGGACCATGTTGAAGCGGACCGGCTCAGCTTGCGAGTGCTGGCTGGCGCTGGTGAAACACCACTCGTTGTGACTGCAGACACACTCTATACGATAGTCAACAACGCCGCACTGGAGCCGGTTGCAATTCCTGCTGACGATGCGTCCGTCATTGGGGATGTCTTCGGCGCGTACAACGACCTATTCGAGAGTGCAGAGCAGTTTGACCTTCGGATGCCAGGGCGAGCTCGTGCACTGGATCGGTTGGAGACGGACGTTGGAACAGGGACGAAAGAGGACTTTGAGGCAATCCTTGAGAGTGTGACTGAGGTGAGCGACGATACCGTTGATGTGGTGTCACTCGCGATTCTGGTCGCCGCCCGGAACCAAGCACTTCTCTACGATATATCGAAGTGGGGTGAGGATACGGGCGTCGCCTCAAAAGCAACCTTCTCGCGAACAAAGACCAACATTGAGGATATTGATCTTCTCGACACCGAGAAGGTACCGATCGATGTGGGACGACCACGCCTTCGGCTGTTGCTCGATGATGCCGATCTGACTGATGCAGATATCGAGGCATTTGCGGATGTCGCTGAAGAGAAGCTCGCGGATATCTGA
- a CDS encoding NAD(P)H-binding protein: protein MRILVVGATGFVGRRLVKTLNSAGHDVVAFSRSVSQSTFAEDIEIFEGDLEDPATLDGLCDGVDVAYYLIHSLTAENFADLDRTYARRFRELASAAGVDRVVYLSGISGDERDLSPHLASRREVESVLEAGTFDLTVLRAAIIVGPGSASFRIVDDLTDRLPVMTVPKWVRTPCQPIGIDDAIAYLVGVLDVDETRGSIYDIGAPDVWSYESLLRVTAEQKGKRVLIVPVPVMSPGLSSHWLRLTTDVQYAIARPLAESMRHPVTVDPERDLQSVVPIKQTSVETAVQRALAEK, encoded by the coding sequence ATGCGTATTCTCGTTGTCGGTGCCACTGGATTCGTTGGTCGAAGACTCGTTAAGACGCTCAACTCCGCCGGCCACGATGTCGTCGCGTTCTCTCGAAGTGTAAGCCAATCGACATTCGCTGAGGATATCGAAATCTTCGAAGGAGATCTTGAGGACCCGGCCACGCTGGACGGCCTGTGTGACGGAGTTGACGTTGCGTACTACCTGATCCACTCGCTGACAGCGGAGAACTTCGCTGACCTGGATCGGACCTATGCGCGTCGATTTCGCGAACTGGCCTCAGCCGCTGGTGTTGATCGGGTCGTCTATCTGAGCGGGATTAGTGGCGATGAACGCGACCTGTCGCCACATCTTGCATCTCGCCGCGAGGTTGAGTCGGTGCTTGAAGCGGGTACGTTCGATCTGACCGTACTCCGGGCAGCGATCATCGTCGGGCCTGGGAGCGCGAGTTTCCGGATCGTTGACGATCTGACCGACCGACTGCCAGTGATGACGGTCCCGAAATGGGTCCGGACGCCGTGTCAGCCGATCGGTATCGACGACGCGATCGCCTACCTCGTCGGCGTCCTTGATGTTGACGAGACTCGCGGTAGCATCTACGACATCGGCGCACCCGACGTGTGGTCATACGAGTCGCTATTGCGCGTCACCGCCGAGCAGAAGGGGAAGCGTGTGCTTATCGTGCCGGTGCCGGTGATGTCTCCCGGGCTCTCATCACACTGGCTCCGGCTCACGACGGATGTGCAGTACGCTATTGCACGGCCACTGGCTGAAAGTATGCGCCACCCAGTCACTGTTGATCCTGAACGAGACCTGCAGTCAGTCGTGCCTATCAAACAGACGTCCGTTGAGACTGCAGTCCAGCGGGCGCTCGCCGAAAAGTGA